From a single Drosophila sulfurigaster albostrigata strain 15112-1811.04 chromosome 3, ASM2355843v2, whole genome shotgun sequence genomic region:
- the LOC133845145 gene encoding endocuticle structural glycoprotein ABD-4, translating into MYKFVSVLCSALLLSYVLARPQDVRGGSVTTTTTPASIIQQDNVNNADGSFNSSYETSNGIRVENVGYLKKIIIPKSETSDGQVIDEHEELVLVQTGSFSYSDPEGNLITLRYTADENGFQPEGDHLPVAPQ; encoded by the exons ATGTACAAGTTCGTGTCTGTGTTGTGCTCGGCTCTGCTGTTGTCCTATGTGCTGGCTCGTCCCCAGGATGTGCGTGGCGGATCTGTGACCACAACAACCACGCCAGCGAGCATTATCCAGCAGGATAATGTGAACAATGCCGACGGCAGCTTCAACAGCAG CTATGAGACATCGAATGGCATTCGTGTGGAGAATGTTGGCTACCTCAAGAAGATCATCATCCCCAAGTCGGAGACCAGCGATGGCCAAGTGATCGATGAGCACGAGGAACTCGTCCTGGTCCAAACCGGTTCCTTCAGCTACAGCGATCCCGAGGGCAATCTCATCACACTGCGCTACACTGCCGATGAGAATGGCTTCCAGCCCGAGGGCGATCATCTGCCCGTTGCGCCGCAATAA
- the LOC133845144 gene encoding uncharacterized protein LOC133845144: MKFSLRIFLMFIAWRLCPAVQLLPNMGYFIVVQQFECVVNEQFITKASCDVVTPRNRSINAELVLLQPFKALGGSVKVSIPKKRVFTQIFDITFELCKVLRERKRKALIDIIHSLANMGSKHIHCPLLEGHYKVQNVTIADSLPPLLTESPFLLQFTWFLPRVATVMNVTVLAHLYDISREHNGKKKYF, from the exons ATGAAATTCAGTTTGCGCATCTTTCTTATGTTCATTGCTTGGCGCTTGTGTCCCGCAGTGCAACTCTTGCCG AACATGGGATACTTTATTGTGGTGCAGCAATTCGAGTGCGTCGTCAACGAACAATTCATTACCAAAGCCAGCTGCGATGTTGTAACTCCACGCAACAGAAGCATCAATGCCGAACTTGTGTTGCTGCAGCCATTCAAGGCGTTGGGCGGCTCTGTGAAAGTATCCATACCGAAGAAGAGAGTCTTCACACAGATATTTGACATCACCTTCGAGCTGTGCAAAGTGCTGCGAGAACGAAAACGCAAAGCGCTGATCGATATTATTCACAGTCTGGCGAATATGGGGAGCAAACACATTCATTGCCCTCTTCTTGAG GGACATTACAAGGTACAGAATGTTACGATAGCCGACTCATTGCCTCCATTGCTCACAGAGTCACCGTTCTTGTTGCAATTCACTTGGTTCTTGCCACGTGTGGCGACTGTCATGAATGTCACAGTGCTTGCGCATTTATACGACATCAGCAGGGAACACAATGGGAAAAagaagtatttttaa
- the LOC133840174 gene encoding uncharacterized protein LOC133840174, whose translation MNNICRLTLLQLLIAASLAKKLVIVWKTFDCVINPDIIPSHRCIIIEPDKNLLTAEIEYNRDFKHYNATFALHLPQPPFNEFTKHFETEIDICEFFRGSYKNKNFIGPAYKSMTRISNMPKGCPQRKGFYYYRNMSIADNIPAFLPRNPIKITLDFYLFKTPILNVTLVGRLAYTTKHKKKP comes from the exons ATGAACAACATTTGTAGATTAACTCTGCTGCAGCTTCTAATAGCAGCTTCCTTGGCCAAG AAGCTAGTGATTGTATGGAAGACATTCGACTGTGTGATAAATCCAGACATCATCCCATCCCATAGATGCATCATCATTGAACCTGATAAAAATCTACTGACTGCCGAAATAGAATACAATCGCGATTTTAAGCATTATAATGCTAcctttgcattgcatttacCTCAACCGCCGTTTAATGAATTCACCAAGCACTTTGAAACGGAGATTGACATTTGCGAGTTCTTTCGAGGATCGTATAAGAACAAGAACTTTATTGGCCCCGCCTACAAAAGCATGACACGGATTAGCAATATGCCTAAAGGATGTCCACAGCGAAAG gGTTTCTACTACTACCGCAACATGAGCATTGCAGATAATATTCCAGCGTTTTTGCCAAGAAATCCCATCAAAATCACACTGGATTTCTATTTGTTTAAAACTCCAATTTTGAATGTGACTCTTGTTGGACGTCTGGCATATACTACCAAGCACAAAAAGAAGCCTTAA